Below is a window of Streptomyces qaidamensis DNA.
GTGGCAGCGGGTGCGGGCCAGGCACCAGGTCTGATCAGCCCCGGGCCGCGGCCTGCCAGGTGGTGACCCAGGCCCGGTCGTGGGCGGCGAACGGGTGCTCGTGGCCGAGCACCCGTGCCCGGTGTTCGGACAGCTCCTTCATCATCCTGATGGCTTCGTCGGTTCTGCCCAGAGCATGGGTGATCCGGGCGGTGAGGGATGTCGCCGACAGGGTGAGGGGGTGGTCCGGGCCCTGGAGCCGGATCCGGTCGGCCAGCACCTGGCGGGCCATGGGTTCGGCCTCTGCGTGGCGGCCGAACTCGAACAGGCCGTAGGCGTAGTTGTGACGGGCGAGAATCATCGTGGGATGGTCCGGTGGCAGGGCACGCTCGCACGCCCTCAGGAGTGCGGGGCCTTCCTCCGCCAGTTCCTGTTCCTTGCGCAGTTGCGGCAGGACCTCAATCAGCCCGCACCAGATGAACAACGCCTCCCGGCTGTCTTCCCCCAGTACTCGCCGGTAGCCGTCGAGGGCTCGTCGCTTCCAGCGTTCGGACTCCTCGTCGCGGTCGAGGAGATCCAGCGGTTGCGACAGCGCGGCGCAGCTGTGGAGCGTGTCCACGTCATCGGCCCCGAGGAGGGTCTCCCGGCGTTCCAGCACCCGGCGGTGCAGTTGCTCCGATTCGGCGAACCGACCCATCCGGAACAACGCCGTGCCCTGGAGGTGCTCGGCCTCCAGGACCAGCCGGTGCTCGGCGCCCAGGACGCCCCGGACCGCCTCGACGACCGTGGGCGCGAGCGCCAGTGCCGCCGCGTAGTCCCCGGATTCGTAGGTCTGCTGGTCGCCGGAGGTCTGGAAGATGCGCCCCTGCCCCGAGGCCCGGGCGCCGAGCTCGCTCATCGCTCGGTGATGTGCTGGTCGCGTCCGGCCTGGTAGACCCGGCCGCTGCCGGATACCTCGGCGCGCAGCCGAACCTCCACCGAGGACTGTGCCTCCGCGGGATGAGGGTTCAACTCCGCGAGTATGCGGCGGAGTTCGTCGGCCACCTCGGGCCGGGCGACCAGGAGCCGACGGACCTTCGCCTGCCACTCGGCGGTGAGTTCGGACTCGGTGTCGGCGTCACCGGTCTGCCGGGCGAGCAGGAGGTCCTCGCGGGTGGCCTCCAGTTCGCCGCCGACGGCCTGGGCACGGTCGGGCTGGAAGCGCTGCCAGAGGGAGACGAGGCCCTCGCGGGCCGACTCCCAGGCCTGGCCGGCCATCAGCGTCACCATCGTCGTTCCCGCGGTTCTGGCGAGTTCGGCGATCTCGGGCCCCATGGCCGCCCCCTTCCTACGAGAACCGATAGTAGGTCGCGCCCACCCCCCGCGCACCGCCGTTCCGCGCGTTCGCCCGGCCTGGCGCCCTTCTTGCTGTTAGCGTGTACTTGCAAGTCGATTGCAATAAGGTCCGGAGGGGATCCCGCCCATGCCCGTCTACACGTTGCCCGAACTGCCGTACGACTACTCCGCGCTCGCCCCCGTGATCAGCCCCGAGATCATCGAGCTGCATCACGACAAGCACCACGCCGCCTATGTGAAGGGCGCCAACGACACGCTGGAGCAGCTGGCCGAAGCGCGGGACAAGGGGACGTGGGGGTCGGTCAACGGGCTGGAGAAGAACCTGGCCTTCCATCTCTCCGGGCACATCCTGCACAGCATCTACTGGCAGAACATGACCGGTCCGAAGGACGGCGGCGGCGAGCCGCTGGCGCAGGACGGGGTGGGTGAGCTCGCGGACGCGATCACCGAGTCCTTCGGGTCCTTCGCACACTTCAAGGCGCAGTTGTCCAAGGCGTCGGCCACGACGCAGGGTTCGGGCTGGGGAGTGCTCGCGTACGAGCCGCTGAGCGGGCGGCTGATCGTGGAGCAGGTCTACGACCACCAGGGCAACGTCGGCCAGGGCGCCACCCCGATCCTCGTCTTCGACGCCTGGGAGCACGCCTTCTACCTCCAGTACCGCAACCAGAAGGTCGATTTCATCGAGGCGATGTGGCAGGTCGTCAACTGGCAGGACGTCGCCCGCCGTTACGAGGCAGCCAAGTCCCGAGCGGATGTGCTGCTGCTGGCGCCCTGACGGCGGCCCGCCGCTGAGTCGTCCTGCCTCGTGATCGTCTTCTCACCCTTCACGAACGGCAGGCGGAAAGAAGGAAGCCCCCGCGAGGACAGGACTCGCGGGGGTTTCCCGTCGTGCGCTACGGCTTGCGGCCGAGGCCGCCGTGCTGGCCGATCGGCTCGGCCGGCACACCCGGCTCGGGGTGCCACAACGGCACCGAGACCACGCCGGGTTCCACCAGCTCCAGGCCCTCGAAGAACGCCTCGATCTGCTCGGCCGGCCGCAGGAAGTACGGGACCGCGCCCGTCTCGTTGTAGGCGTCCTGGGCCTGCTCGTAGGCAGGGTCCGTGCCGCGGGAGCCCTCGTTGAGGGAGAGGTAGCTGCCCGGC
It encodes the following:
- a CDS encoding tetratricopeptide repeat protein, translated to MSELGARASGQGRIFQTSGDQQTYESGDYAAALALAPTVVEAVRGVLGAEHRLVLEAEHLQGTALFRMGRFAESEQLHRRVLERRETLLGADDVDTLHSCAALSQPLDLLDRDEESERWKRRALDGYRRVLGEDSREALFIWCGLIEVLPQLRKEQELAEEGPALLRACERALPPDHPTMILARHNYAYGLFEFGRHAEAEPMARQVLADRIRLQGPDHPLTLSATSLTARITHALGRTDEAIRMMKELSEHRARVLGHEHPFAAHDRAWVTTWQAAARG
- a CDS encoding superoxide dismutase yields the protein MPVYTLPELPYDYSALAPVISPEIIELHHDKHHAAYVKGANDTLEQLAEARDKGTWGSVNGLEKNLAFHLSGHILHSIYWQNMTGPKDGGGEPLAQDGVGELADAITESFGSFAHFKAQLSKASATTQGSGWGVLAYEPLSGRLIVEQVYDHQGNVGQGATPILVFDAWEHAFYLQYRNQKVDFIEAMWQVVNWQDVARRYEAAKSRADVLLLAP